A single region of the Chitinivibrionia bacterium genome encodes:
- the tal gene encoding transaldolase, producing the protein MTLLEQLKKITVIVEDTGDIDTIKKHKPQDATTNPSLLLQAAKLPQYKHLIDDALKIPRASGDNLLDVMRPILEKLSVNFAKEILAVVDGRCSVEIDPTFSFDTENTILSARRIIALFENDGISRSRVLIKIAATWEGIKAAEILEKENIHCNLTLLFSFAQALACGEAGVKLISPFVGRILDWYKKNENPDGYPAEKDPGVLSVSKIYNYYKKFDIKTEIMGASFRNLGEIVELAGCDLLTIAPNFIEELANTEGDLQQKLSAVSAKEMPLEKIALDEKTFRWLHNEDAMATEKLAEGIRKFTVDLTTLAQFLQK; encoded by the coding sequence ATGACGCTTCTTGAACAGTTAAAAAAAATTACGGTAATAGTCGAAGATACGGGCGATATTGACACTATAAAAAAACACAAGCCGCAGGACGCAACTACAAACCCGTCGCTTCTTTTGCAAGCGGCAAAACTTCCGCAATATAAACATCTTATAGACGACGCACTGAAAATTCCGCGCGCGTCGGGCGACAATTTGCTTGACGTAATGCGTCCGATTTTGGAAAAATTATCGGTGAATTTTGCAAAAGAGATTTTAGCGGTGGTTGATGGTCGCTGTTCGGTCGAAATAGACCCGACTTTTTCGTTCGACACCGAAAACACAATCCTTTCGGCAAGACGAATAATTGCGCTTTTTGAAAACGACGGTATCTCGCGTTCGCGCGTACTTATTAAGATTGCGGCAACTTGGGAGGGAATAAAAGCGGCGGAAATTCTGGAGAAAGAAAATATTCACTGCAATCTTACCTTGCTTTTCAGTTTTGCGCAGGCGCTTGCTTGCGGCGAGGCGGGCGTTAAACTTATTTCGCCTTTTGTCGGCAGAATTTTGGATTGGTACAAGAAAAACGAAAATCCCGACGGCTACCCTGCCGAAAAAGACCCGGGTGTGCTTTCGGTCAGTAAAATTTACAATTATTACAAAAAATTCGACATAAAAACCGAAATTATGGGTGCAAGCTTCAGAAATCTCGGCGAAATAGTAGAGCTTGCAGGTTGTGATTTGCTTACGATTGCCCCCAATTTTATAGAAGAGCTTGCAAACACCGAAGGCGATTTACAACAAAAATTGTCGGCAGTATCGGCAAAAGAAATGCCGCTGGAAAAAATCGCTCTCGACGAAAAAACTTTCCGTTGGCTTCATAACGAAGACGCAATGGCTACCGAAAAACTTGCCGAAGGTATCAGGAAATTCACTGTTGATTTGACAACGTTGGCGCAGTTTTTGCAAAAATGA